The nucleotide sequence CAGCGCCAGGACGAGCTTGCGCACACTGGTCAACCGTCCGTCGCGCGGCGCCGGGGCGGCCTTGGCGCTCGGGTACAGCTCGTCCAGCAGCGCCGCGCTCTGACCGTAGCGGTACCACTGCTCGATCAGTCCCCGGATGCGTCGGCGCGGCACCCAGCTCATGTACACGTGGTCGTCGACGGCCAGCCGCCCCAGGCCAGCGAGTTGGATTCGCCAGCACAGGTCGGCGTCGCCGCCGCTGCGGATCTTGCGAAACCCGCCGACGCTCAGGTACGCCGTTCGCCGCACGCCGAGGTTGGCAGTCGGGTAGTAATCCAGCCGGCCCGGGATGCCGATGAACGCCTTGAGACTGAACAGATCCTGAACCTCGGCCACCCGCGCCGCCAGCGAGGGTGCGGATTCGATCACGATCGGTGAGCAGGACAGCGCGACCTCGGTATCGGCGAGCAGGCGCCGATGCGAGTCCAACAGACCCGGACGGCTGCGGCTGCGGCCGTCGACGAAAACGATGGCGTCCGCGGAGGACCGGGAGACTGCCAGATGCCGTGCCGCGTACGGGCCGACGCTCGCGTCCAGCCGGATCACGTTCGCGCCGAGGGACCGGGCGACGTCGGCGGTGCCGTCGGAGGATCCGTCGTCGACGACGGTCGCCACGTCGTTCGGCCCCAGCTGGCTCATGATCAGGCCCAAGGCCGCGCGGAGGTCCTCGGCCATGTTGCGCACCGGCAGCACCACCTCCAGCGATGGTCCCTGCGCCCGGGCTTCGGTGGAGCCGGTCGCGTCGGCCTCGGCGTGTCCGCCTCGACCTGCCCCGGCATTGCCACCGGGAGCCGTCCCATCGAGCATGAACAGACTCACTCTCCCTTTCCCACCATGCGCGGCACATTCAGCACCGATCGCGCCGACAGCGTGGCATGGCTACGTTATGGCGAGGCAAACCGCATGAGTCCGGATCGTCAACTGTGCGACCTCACCCGCAACCGAATTGCAGTTCGAACCCATTTCTGTCTGCAGTGTTCGGGATGCAGCCTAGTTGGCCAGCTGGCGGGCGAACCGCGCCGGGACGCCGGTGTAGAGCGCGTCCGGCTCGCAGTCCTTCGTCACGACCGCACCAGCCGCGACGACACAGCCGGCGCCGACGGTCACGCCCGGCAGAACGACGGCGCCGGCGCCGATCCACGAACCTGCCCCGATCCGGATGGGCTGATCGTGGGCCTCCATCCCCCGGCGCCGGTGCGAGCCCATCCGGTGGGATGCGGCGGTGATGATCACCCCAGGACCGATGAGCACGTTGTCGCCGATCTCGATCTGCGCATCCCCTGGATCGAGGCGGCAGCCGGTATTGACGAAGCAGTCGGTGCCGAAGCGGATGTGCTTGTTGACCAGGATCGTCGAATGGGCGAAATGCGACCCTCGGCCGATCTTGATGCCGCCGAGTTTCAGCAGCAGAATCCGCGCGCGTCTGGGCACCGAACGGGTCGGTGCCAGTACCTGCAGATCGAATCGCTCGGCAAGCTCAACGGCCTTGCCGACTAACCACCCGAGTCGATTCATGAAGCATCCCTCCGATCCGTCCCGACAGCCACCAGCAGTCATCGACAGCCACCCGCAGTCATTGACCGTCAATGACAGTCATTTGACTGTCATTGACAGTCATTGACAGTGCGTCTTTGCGGCGCAGCAACCGCGGGCCGGCCGGGCGCGCTCACCAGAGCTCCGATTCGACGAGCGCGAGCAGCTCCCCCGGCGGGTCGTCGAACTTGCGTGCGAACAGCAGTTCGTGGTGCCCGTAGGCGTCATCGACGGCACGGCCCACGGCCTTGAGCCGCTCGACCTCCGCGGCATCAAGGGTTCGCGGCGACGGCGAGCCCTCGTTCCAGGCGGTGTACATGAGTGCGGGCGCGAGAGAGGGTTCGAACGAGGAATTGGCCAGCACCGTCTGGAAGAAGTGCTCGTCGGGCAGGCAGGTGTTCCGGTAGAAGCGCATGAACCGCCGCTCGTTGTCCACGGTGTGCAGGATCACGGTCAACGCCTGCCGGTTCAGCGCCCACCAGGTACTTCCCGCGTACGGCACGCGGCCGGCGAAGGCGCCCCGCCAGGGACGGGCGAGATAGCGATTGATCAACCCGTGCAGGCGAAGAAAGCGCCCGGTGCGCCCGTCGTGTTCCAGGTTCACGTGACTGATACGGCTCAAACTCTTGTTGAGCTCGGAGTTGGGCACCCGGACGCAGTTGATGTAGTTCCGCTCGGGATGGGCGGTGAAGAATTCGGCGATCTCCGCCGGCCGGCGCGCGGGATAGGTGTCACCGCTCACGAGGCAGAAACGCTCGGCCTCACCAAAGGCCGAAAGCGCGCAGGTGACCGAGGCGAGGGTCGCTTCGACCTGGCTGAAACTGCCCCAGTGCACGTGGACCCGATCTCGCACGAACACGACACCGGACATCGCTTCGGTCGCCGCGAGGAACGGTGTCTGGTCCACCCGCGCGTCCACGTGCACCACCAGGGCCGAGCCGGGCACCAGCAACAACGACGCCGCCGTGCGTGCGAACTGAGCCGGGTTGGCGTGTACCTGCACCAGGAACACGATGTCCGGCGGGACGGGCGGCGACATGTGCGGGGACGTCTGAGGGGATGCCATCGGGGCTGGCCTCGATCCTTCACAGTCTCGCCAGACGATCCGGCAGGTGTGTGCTCGGGCCGCCGGCCGTTCGCTGTCTGGCTGCTTCGCTGTCTGGCTGCCATCGTGCCCGAGCCCAGGTTCACAGGGCAAATTCGGCGCGGCTCCAGCTCACCGTCACGGTGCGCCATCGGTGAGGATTGGGGACAGGCCGCCACCTTCGCTAAGGTTTGTGTCGAAATCGGACGTTGAGAGTGGGGTGTGCCGATGAAGATCCGCATCATGCCTGCGATCGCTGACCGGAGACCTTCGGCAGCCTGACATGTCCTCACCTTCAGCCAGCCGGCGCCGCATTGCAATGTCGCCGGATGTGGACAGCACCAACAATCCCTACCTCAAGCAATTGGTCGACGGCCTCGAGGTGCGGGGGTTCGACGTCATCAAGGTTCGCCGCCACTCGCTTCTGCACGCTGACCTGCTCCACTTCCAGTGGCCGGATCTGTTGATCAGTGACGAAGGCCTGGGCCACGCGCTTCGGGGCATGGCGAAGTGTCTGGGCGCAAGTGTGATCTGTCGACTGCGACACCGACCGGTTGTGTGGACCGTCCACAACCTGCGCCCGCACTCGTCTAGACGTCCGCGGCTGGAGGCGCTGTTCTGGGCCTGCTTCACCCGGCTGGTCACGGCGCACATCAGCTTGTCCCGGGCCGGCGCGGCAGCCATCGGGAATGCCTTCCCCGCGTTGCGACGTAAGCCCCACGCCGTGATCGCGCACGGTGCCTACGCCGCGGACTATCCACCGTGGCTCGGAACGGTCGAAGCGGCTCGAGCCGAGCGCGGCCTGGATCCTGGCGTGCCCTACCTGCTGTTCTTCGGCCAGATCCGACGTTACAAAGGTGTGGCGCGACTGTTGCGCGTGTTCGCCGAGATACCCACGGCCGCAGTGCGGCTCTGCGTGGTCGGCGAAGCAGTCGAGAACGACCTGGTCGAGCAACTGAGCGAGCTGGCCTCCCACGACGCACGCGTCACCCTCAGTCTGTCGAGGGTGGGCGACGACGACGTATCGGCTTGGTTCTTCGGTGCTCTGGGCACGGTTCTCCCTTTCGCCGCCGGGCTGAACAGCGGGTCGGTCTTCCTCTCACTGGCGATGAACCGCCCGGTGCTCGTGCCGCGCACCCCCACCTTCGACGAGATCGCCGAATCGGTCGGCTCGCGCTGGGTCGTGCGCTACGACGGCGAACTGGACACCGGCGCGCTCACCCGATTCGTGGAGCACAGCACCGAGCTGGCCGCCGATCCCGAAGCCCGGCCCGATCTGTCCTCCTACGATTGGACGACGATGGCGGCGGAGACCGCCGCGTTCTACGAGCGCCTGCTGCAAGGACATTCCTGAGCCGAAACAATCCGCGCTGCCCGAGCAGGTACGCTGGCGGCGCTTGATCCCCGGGTCGACGCTGTTCGATCTGGTTTTCCTTTGCAAGTCAGGGGTTGTCACACTCCGTAGACGTGATCGGGGCCGATTCGTGAAGTTGCCCACCGAGGCCAGTGATGGTGGCACGACAGTTCCAGCCGGCATCTGGTGTCCTGAACTCGATCTCGGCACCGAGACGGTGCGGTCACGGACGGCCCCGGAACCCAGCCATGCCTCGGTCCGCGCCCTGGTCCGCCTGCGCGGGCGCACCCTGGGTTACGTCACCATCGGCCGGCCGCCGGCCCAGGTCACGGCCCACGATCTGGCCGAGGCCGCCCGGCGTGCCTTTCCGGCGGCCGCGCTGACGGTCGCGGCGGACGAAGGCGCCCAAGTGGTCGATTCGCCGACACAGGCGGAGTCCTCCGGCGAGGCCGCGGGCCCGCGAGTGTCGTTGGTCGTCTGCACGCGAAACCGCGGCGAGCAGCTCGTCGCGTGCCTGAATGACCTTCGTGAGCTGACCTACCGCAACCTCGACATCATCGTCGTCGACAATGCGCCGACGGATGATTCGACCCGGCGTTACGTCGACGAGGCGAGCGCGCTGGATCCCCGGATCCGATACGCCACCGAGCCCCGCCCCGGACTGTCCTGCGCCCGCAATCGCGGCCTGCGCGAGGCGAGAGGCGAGTACATCGCCTACACCGACGACGACGTGTCCGTCGACGCCGACTGGATCACCCAGCTGGTGGCCGCCTTCGGCGACGGGGAAAAAGTCGCCTGCGTCACCGGCCTGGTGTGTACGGCGGCGCTGACCACGTCCGCGGAGATCTACTTCGATGCGCGCACGGCGTCCTGGTCGACCCGGACCGAGCCGGTCACCTACGACCTGGACCGGCATGCGCTCGACGATGCCCTTTACCCCTATTCGGCGGGCATTTTCGGCACCGGCGCGAACTTCGCCTTCGACCGGGCGGTGCTGGTCGACATGGGTGGTTTCGACGAGGCGCTCGGGGCCGGCACCCTCACCCGAGGCGGCGAGGACCTCGACATCTTCGTGCGCGTTCTGCGGGCCGGCTACGCCATCCGGTACGACCCGAGCGCCGTCGTGTGGCATCACCACCGAGCCGACGAGGCCGCATTGGTTCAGCAGATGTACGGGTACGGCACAGGGCTCACGGCATACCTGGCCAAGATGCTGTCGGTCCGTGAGACCCGCAACGACATTCTGCGCAGGGTTCCCAAAGGTCTGGCCAGGATGGCGAAGATCAAGCGGGCGACCGACGACCGGCTGGACACCGCCGCCGCACCGAAGGGCGCCATGCGCCGGGAGTTGACCGGCTATCTGGCCGGCCCCTACTTGTATGCGAGGGCGCGGCGCCGGTTACACCGACACCCCGCCTAGGCCGTCGACGGCCGGCTACGGCCCAGACGCACGCAGGGACGGGTGTGACGTTGCAGTTAGACTGTGCGGAACCAGAACGCGAAGTCGAGCCACGGGGAGACCAGCTTTGCGCTATTCCGTCACGTTGACCGTTCAGGTTCGGCTACGTTGAGCGCCGGGACGGTTCCACGCGCCGGACGTAGCGCAGGTGCCGAGCGCACCAGCAGCTACGTCTTCGGCGTCGTGCTCCTGCTTGCTGTCGCACTGTGGGTCTGGGCGCTCAGCCGCACCCATGTCGACACCCTCGGCGAGACGGGCCTGCTGTCGGCCCTTCCCGTGGTCTGGTACATCGCCCTTGCGCTCGCCCTGGCGCTGTGCGCCGGCTCGATCTGTCTGCCTCGGGTGGTGGGCTGGCGGGTCGGTTCGGCGTTCTTGGTATTGATGGCCATTTTGTACGCCACGTCGGCCAAGATCGAACCTGTTCCGCGGCTGCCCTGGGTCTACAAGCACATCGCGGTCACGCGGTACATCGAGTTGCACGGCAGCGTCAATCCCAAGATCGACATCTACAACCGTTGGCCGGGCTTCTTCTCCCTGGCGGCCTACTTCGGCCGGATCACCGGGATCAGCGACCCCATCAGTTACGTCGCCTGGACCGAGGCCGGCTTCGCGCTCGCGTGGGCGTTCCTGGTCTTCGCCATCGCGCGCAGCCTGTCCCAGAGCCCACGCGTGTGCTGGACGGCCGCGTTGCTCTTCAGCCTGCTGGACTGGATCGGGCAGAACTACTTCTCGCCCCAGGCCTTCGGTTTCACCCTCTACCTCGTCGTCTGTCTGCTCGCGCTGACGTATCTGCGCCGGGACCCGCGCGGTGTCGGTGGTGCGGTCGAACGGGTCGTGGCCCGGCTGGTGCGCCGCAGTCCGGACGCACCGGCCTACGCCGTCCCCACACGCGAGGAATCCCGGCGTCACCGTCGCGCCAACGGCCGTTCGAAGGTCGCCGCCATCGTGGCCATCATCGTGCTGCAGGTCGTCATCAGCGTCAGCCACCAACTCACCCCCTACCTGCTGGTGGCCGGTCTGATCCCGCTGTTCGTCGTCGGGTACCTGCGCCCGTTGTGGCTGGGCGTCGTGGTCGCCGTCATCCCGGTGCTGTATCTCATCCCGAACTACTCCTACATCGAGCAGCACTTCGGGCTGTTCAGCGGCTACGACCCGGTCGCCAACGCGACGTACACCGTGACGCGGGCTCGCCCCGTTTCGGCCGCGCACTGGCAGGCGATGGGCACCAGAGTGCTCACCGCGATCGCGTATCTGCTGGCCCTCGGGGGCCTGATCCGCCGCGCCCGCAGTGGTGATGTCCGGACCGCCGTGATGGTCGCCTGGCTCAGCTTCGCACCGACCGTGTCGCTGTTCAGCCAGTCCTACGGCGGCGAAGGCCGGCTCCGGATTGTGCTGTTCGCGCTGCCGTGGTTGTCGGTGGCCGCGTCCTGGCTGCTCTGGCCTAGTCGTTTCGCCCGCACCGATCAGGCGGCCTCGTACGAGAGTGGGTCCGGCGGGGACACCGCCGAGGCTGCCGCACCGACCGCGGTTCGGGCTCGGCCGTGGACGGATCACCTTCCCAGCGGCCGCAACCGGGCCGTTGTGGCCTTGGTCCTGGTGGTGGTGGCCGCGATCTCCGTGCCGACGAGCTTGCAACCGGAGCG is from Jatrophihabitans telluris and encodes:
- a CDS encoding glycosyltransferase, with amino-acid sequence MSLFMLDGTAPGGNAGAGRGGHAEADATGSTEARAQGPSLEVVLPVRNMAEDLRAALGLIMSQLGPNDVATVVDDGSSDGTADVARSLGANVIRLDASVGPYAARHLAVSRSSADAIVFVDGRSRSRPGLLDSHRRLLADTEVALSCSPIVIESAPSLAARVAEVQDLFSLKAFIGIPGRLDYYPTANLGVRRTAYLSVGGFRKIRSGGDADLCWRIQLAGLGRLAVDDHVYMSWVPRRRIRGLIEQWYRYGQSAALLDELYPSAKAAPAPRDGRLTSVRKLVLALLTRPRSAPVSLVSGFTHSVFQLSYALASRSRRAQGPSSAADSMPMASG
- a CDS encoding acyltransferase; the protein is MNRLGWLVGKAVELAERFDLQVLAPTRSVPRRARILLLKLGGIKIGRGSHFAHSTILVNKHIRFGTDCFVNTGCRLDPGDAQIEIGDNVLIGPGVIITAASHRMGSHRRRGMEAHDQPIRIGAGSWIGAGAVVLPGVTVGAGCVVAAGAVVTKDCEPDALYTGVPARFARQLAN
- a CDS encoding beta-1,6-N-acetylglucosaminyltransferase yields the protein MASPQTSPHMSPPVPPDIVFLVQVHANPAQFARTAASLLLVPGSALVVHVDARVDQTPFLAATEAMSGVVFVRDRVHVHWGSFSQVEATLASVTCALSAFGEAERFCLVSGDTYPARRPAEIAEFFTAHPERNYINCVRVPNSELNKSLSRISHVNLEHDGRTGRFLRLHGLINRYLARPWRGAFAGRVPYAGSTWWALNRQALTVILHTVDNERRFMRFYRNTCLPDEHFFQTVLANSSFEPSLAPALMYTAWNEGSPSPRTLDAAEVERLKAVGRAVDDAYGHHELLFARKFDDPPGELLALVESELW
- a CDS encoding glycosyltransferase, giving the protein MDSTNNPYLKQLVDGLEVRGFDVIKVRRHSLLHADLLHFQWPDLLISDEGLGHALRGMAKCLGASVICRLRHRPVVWTVHNLRPHSSRRPRLEALFWACFTRLVTAHISLSRAGAAAIGNAFPALRRKPHAVIAHGAYAADYPPWLGTVEAARAERGLDPGVPYLLFFGQIRRYKGVARLLRVFAEIPTAAVRLCVVGEAVENDLVEQLSELASHDARVTLSLSRVGDDDVSAWFFGALGTVLPFAAGLNSGSVFLSLAMNRPVLVPRTPTFDEIAESVGSRWVVRYDGELDTGALTRFVEHSTELAADPEARPDLSSYDWTTMAAETAAFYERLLQGHS
- a CDS encoding glycosyltransferase family 2 protein; the encoded protein is MKLPTEASDGGTTVPAGIWCPELDLGTETVRSRTAPEPSHASVRALVRLRGRTLGYVTIGRPPAQVTAHDLAEAARRAFPAAALTVAADEGAQVVDSPTQAESSGEAAGPRVSLVVCTRNRGEQLVACLNDLRELTYRNLDIIVVDNAPTDDSTRRYVDEASALDPRIRYATEPRPGLSCARNRGLREARGEYIAYTDDDVSVDADWITQLVAAFGDGEKVACVTGLVCTAALTTSAEIYFDARTASWSTRTEPVTYDLDRHALDDALYPYSAGIFGTGANFAFDRAVLVDMGGFDEALGAGTLTRGGEDLDIFVRVLRAGYAIRYDPSAVVWHHHRADEAALVQQMYGYGTGLTAYLAKMLSVRETRNDILRRVPKGLARMAKIKRATDDRLDTAAAPKGAMRRELTGYLAGPYLYARARRRLHRHPA